One window from the genome of Amycolatopsis sp. NBC_01480 encodes:
- a CDS encoding MBL fold metallo-hydrolase, with translation MRYHYFTGRPLLCRSACSMLVSTGLDEGGRALAATPYTTGLNRLAHGCYAWFEPPGSWGLANSGFVVSGDEVLIVDTQNDMPRARGLRDAVREVSGGHDVGTVVNTHADGDHWFGNVVFEGARILATPETAAEMRELKHDPRLIREAAEASSGPALREFLNWRANFYDYADWHPVWPTETFATTKSVKVGETQVDLIPVGPAHTRGDAIVHVPEFGVVFAGDIVFHRSTPMVWTGPMANYIAACDRILALEPTVVLSGHGSAAGASGVRDLRDYLTMVLEYASKRFAAGDSPLEAFHNIDLGEYRLWAHSSRVYQAINAVYRELDPQRPSPSFAEAMEVVLAGDSY, from the coding sequence ATGCGTTATCACTACTTTACAGGCCGACCGTTGCTGTGTCGTTCAGCATGTTCTATGTTGGTCAGCACAGGTTTGGATGAAGGAGGCAGGGCATTGGCAGCAACGCCTTACACCACAGGGTTGAACCGACTCGCTCACGGCTGTTACGCGTGGTTCGAGCCGCCGGGAAGCTGGGGCCTCGCCAACTCCGGGTTCGTGGTGTCCGGCGACGAAGTGCTCATCGTGGACACCCAGAACGACATGCCGCGGGCGCGTGGACTGCGAGACGCCGTGCGCGAGGTGTCCGGAGGCCACGACGTCGGGACTGTGGTCAACACCCATGCCGATGGCGACCACTGGTTCGGGAATGTGGTCTTCGAAGGGGCCCGCATCCTCGCGACACCCGAGACAGCCGCCGAGATGCGGGAATTGAAACACGACCCCCGGCTCATCCGTGAGGCGGCCGAAGCCTCCAGCGGCCCGGCTTTGCGCGAGTTTCTCAACTGGCGCGCGAATTTCTACGACTACGCCGACTGGCACCCGGTCTGGCCCACTGAGACCTTCGCTACGACGAAGTCGGTCAAGGTGGGCGAGACCCAGGTGGACCTCATCCCGGTCGGGCCGGCCCACACGCGCGGCGACGCCATCGTGCACGTGCCCGAGTTCGGTGTCGTGTTCGCGGGCGACATCGTTTTCCATCGCTCGACTCCCATGGTGTGGACCGGGCCGATGGCCAACTACATCGCCGCCTGCGACAGGATTCTCGCGCTGGAGCCCACGGTTGTGCTCTCCGGACACGGGTCGGCGGCCGGGGCCTCCGGGGTCCGTGACCTACGCGATTACCTGACCATGGTCCTGGAGTACGCCTCGAAGCGCTTCGCGGCCGGCGACTCACCGCTCGAGGCATTCCACAACATCGACCTCGGCGAATACCGGCTCTGGGCGCACAGTTCGCGCGTCTATCAAGCAATCAACGCCGTGTACCGCGAACTCGACCCGCAGCGCCCGTCCCCCTCGTTCGCCGAGGCCATGGAGGTCGTGCTGGCAGGCGACTCGTACTGA
- a CDS encoding TetR/AcrR family transcriptional regulator has product MTGLRDERTRQSRELILTAAAELIAERGYQQTSLADVAKRSGVSRGSIPWHFGDKHGLLVAVVERLQEDWAAELAASPLRPGPEGALDVGRLATTAIRSDSTRLMLALLLEAGEPDSPIHESFIKVHDLFRDYICGWAGQPGVAERLPADLKPDALAVMVLGTVMGVNQQWSLSPHRVDLTATYDILTRMLQSLVGER; this is encoded by the coding sequence ATGACGGGGTTGCGCGACGAGCGCACACGACAGAGTCGCGAGCTGATCTTGACCGCCGCGGCGGAGCTGATCGCCGAACGCGGCTACCAGCAGACCTCCCTGGCCGACGTGGCCAAGCGCTCCGGTGTCAGCCGCGGCTCCATCCCCTGGCACTTCGGCGACAAGCACGGTCTCCTGGTGGCGGTGGTCGAGAGACTCCAGGAAGATTGGGCCGCCGAACTGGCGGCGTCCCCCCTGCGGCCGGGACCGGAAGGCGCGCTCGATGTCGGGCGACTGGCCACCACGGCGATCCGCAGTGACAGCACCCGGCTGATGCTGGCTCTGCTGCTCGAGGCGGGCGAGCCTGACTCGCCGATTCACGAGTCCTTCATCAAGGTGCACGACCTTTTCCGCGACTACATCTGCGGATGGGCCGGGCAACCCGGGGTGGCCGAGCGGCTCCCGGCCGATCTGAAGCCCGATGCCTTGGCGGTAATGGTGCTCGGCACCGTGATGGGCGTAAACCAGCAATGGAGCCTCAGCCCACATCGAGTGGACTTGACCGCGACGTACGACATCCTGACCCGGATGCTGCAGAGCCTCGTCGGCGAGCGGTGA
- a CDS encoding MFS transporter translates to MVLSPLMDENRRVRRNIRLGSLGAALENYDFVVYLYVATLIGAAFFPSGTDTLRLAQTLAIYAIGFLIRPVAGVLIARVADRVGRKRLFVINVMVMSAATLVTGLLPTYAQVGWPAPILLMIMRVAQGCAVGGELPAAAVFVSEHAHRGGVAKAGAFQQAMTFVGLLFGASAAFGSSLLATHLTPGTPSLAWRLPFIIGGVLGIVSVYLRRNLDESPAFQQQSRQPRRTQPRPVRDVLKNHGGAVLFGALVVSGLAVANIAYITFWPTYLQVSVHLSATEALAASLISVVGALVMMPFWGRVADRHGWRFVLLWAAGVTATGTVLLLAVLPGLPRGSSIALWIGLPAAVGAGAIISVVPGLVSSVFPAEVRQTGYSLSYNLVIAILGGLLTLAMVGLLSALGSGAPMYVGFLACVITVLAAALVSKIPLYLGRGVEQAASDTTGEVLAQEGKTP, encoded by the coding sequence ATGGTGCTCTCGCCGCTCATGGACGAAAACCGTCGAGTCAGACGCAATATCCGCCTCGGGTCCCTCGGGGCCGCGCTCGAGAATTACGACTTCGTCGTCTATCTCTACGTCGCGACACTGATCGGAGCGGCCTTCTTTCCCTCCGGGACCGACACTCTCAGACTCGCCCAGACGCTCGCCATCTACGCGATCGGCTTCCTGATCCGGCCCGTCGCCGGCGTTCTCATCGCGCGGGTGGCCGACCGGGTGGGACGTAAACGACTGTTTGTCATCAACGTCATGGTGATGTCGGCGGCCACTCTGGTCACCGGCCTCCTGCCCACCTACGCACAGGTCGGCTGGCCCGCCCCGATCCTGCTGATGATCATGAGGGTGGCTCAGGGCTGTGCCGTCGGTGGGGAGCTACCGGCCGCCGCCGTTTTCGTCAGTGAACACGCACACCGCGGCGGCGTGGCCAAAGCAGGCGCGTTCCAGCAAGCGATGACGTTTGTCGGGTTGCTGTTCGGTGCGAGCGCGGCGTTCGGCAGCAGCCTCCTCGCCACTCATCTGACACCGGGCACTCCGTCACTTGCCTGGCGCTTGCCCTTCATCATCGGCGGCGTGCTGGGCATCGTCTCCGTGTACCTGCGCCGCAACCTGGACGAGAGCCCAGCCTTTCAGCAGCAGAGCAGGCAACCCCGGCGTACGCAGCCGCGCCCGGTGCGTGACGTGCTGAAAAACCATGGTGGCGCAGTGCTTTTCGGCGCCCTGGTCGTGTCTGGGCTGGCTGTCGCGAACATCGCTTACATCACTTTCTGGCCCACTTACCTCCAGGTATCAGTGCACCTTTCGGCAACCGAGGCGTTGGCGGCGAGCCTGATTTCCGTCGTGGGAGCACTGGTGATGATGCCCTTCTGGGGCCGCGTCGCCGATCGCCACGGCTGGCGCTTCGTGTTGCTCTGGGCGGCAGGTGTGACAGCGACGGGCACGGTGCTTCTTTTGGCCGTTCTGCCTGGCCTTCCGCGAGGATCCAGCATTGCCCTCTGGATCGGGTTGCCGGCGGCAGTGGGTGCGGGAGCGATCATCTCCGTCGTTCCAGGCCTCGTTTCCTCGGTTTTCCCGGCCGAGGTCCGGCAGACCGGCTATTCCTTGTCGTACAACCTGGTCATCGCGATACTCGGCGGCCTCCTGACTCTCGCGATGGTCGGGCTGCTGTCGGCTCTCGGTTCGGGAGCACCGATGTACGTCGGCTTCCTCGCCTGCGTGATCACAGTTCTGGCGGCGGCCCTCGTCTCGAAGATCCCGCTGTATCTCGGCCGCGGTGTGGAGCAGGCAGCCAGCGATACCACGGGCGAAGTCCTGGCTCAGGAAGGAAAAACGCCGTGA